One window from the genome of Podospora pseudocomata strain CBS 415.72m chromosome 6, whole genome shotgun sequence encodes:
- a CDS encoding hypothetical protein (COG:O; COG:U; EggNog:ENOG503P57W), whose translation MAPRWTSWIPKKGSFARQFGHYLFRYATWLPAFIWFNSYVAQVTLVNGPSMYPFLNRGYNEGLGRDWCLVWKAGVREGLRRGEVVTFRYVCLMGREGGEGKGKGKGKGKGKGRGRRFWLMMGTGAQLIRIRLWSSEWWVWRGIGLYRNRLRLGGRTGRRGRCCIRLGWWCRRGMFGWRGIIGIGVGIVITMGRSVRVWLRDGWFMF comes from the coding sequence ATGGCCCCACGATGGACGTCCTGGATACCAAAAAAGGGAAGCTTCGCACGACAATTTGGCCACTACCTCTTTCGATACGCGACCTGGCTCCCGGCATTTATATGGTTCAATTCCTACGTTGCGCAGGTGACGCTTGTCAACGGGCCGAGCATGTACCCGTTTTTGAACAGGGGGTATAAtgagggtttggggagggattgGTGTTTGGTTTGGAAGGCTGGGGTGAgagaggggttgaggaggggggaggtggtgacttTTAGGTATGTTTGTCTcatggggagggagggaggtgaggggaagggaaaggggaaggggaaggggaaggggaagggaagggggcggCGGTTTTGGCTAATGATGGGAACAGGAGCCCAACTGATCCGGATAAGATTGTGGTCAAGCgagtggtgggtttggagggggataGGATTATACCGAAACCGGTTGCGACTTGGGGGACGGACGGGCCGACGAGGAAGGTGTTGTATCcggttgggatggtggtgccggagGGGCATGtttgggtggagggggataaTAGGGATAGGAGTAGGGATAGTAATTACTATGGGCCGGTCAGTGCGGGTTTGGTTACGGGACGGGTGGTTTAtgttttga
- a CDS encoding hypothetical protein (EggNog:ENOG503NX0S; BUSCO:EOG09263CAH; COG:J), with amino-acid sequence MSLSNCRFYEEKYPEIDSFVMVNVKQIADMGAYVKLLEYDNIDGMILLSELSRRRIRSIQKLIRVGRNEVVVVLRVDKEKGYIDLSKRRVSPEDIIRCEERYNKSKIVHSIMRHVAEKTETPIETLYETIGWPLNKKYGHSLDAFKLSITNPDVWNDIQFPSTPVADELKSYIGKRLTPQPTKVRADVEVTCFGYEGIDAIKTALRTAEARNTADTQVKCRLVSPPLYVLTNTCLDKNAGIARLEEAIVDIRTSIEAAGGHLVVKMEPKAVTESDDAELQALMEKRERENAEVSGDESVSESDDNIPETV; translated from the exons ATGTCGCTCTCCAACTGCAGATTCTACGAGGAGAAGTACCCCGAAATCGACTCCTTTGTGATGGTGAACGTAAAACAG ATCGCCGATATGGGAGCCTATGTCAAACTCCTCGAGTACGATAACATCGACGGCATGATCCTGCTTTCCGAACTCTCCAGACGGCGCATCAGATCGATCCAGAAGCTCATCCGCGTCGGTCGCAATGAGGTTGTCGTTGTTCTCCGTgtcgacaaggagaaggggtaTATCGATCTTTCCAAGCGTCGCGTGTCGCCCGAGGATATCATTCGTTGCGAGGAGCGCTACAACAAGTCCAAGATTGTGCACTCCATCATGAGACACGTTGCTGAGAAGACCGAGACCCCCATCGAGACCCTCTATGAGACAATAGGCTGGCCGCTCAACAAGAAGTACGGCCACTCGCTGGACGCCTTCAAGCTTTCTATCAC CAACCCTGATGTCTGGAACGATATCCAGTTCCCCAGCACCCCGGTTGCCGATGAGCTCAAGTCTTACATTGGCAAGCGTCTTAccccccagcccaccaaGGTCCGTGCCGATGTTGAGGTTACCTGCTTCGGTTATGAGGGTATCGATGCCATCAAGACTGCCCTCCGCACCGCTGAGGCCCGTAACACTGCCGATACTCAGGTCAAGTGCAGACTtgtttctcctcctctctaTGT TCTTACCAACACGTGCCTGGACAAGAACGCAGGTATCGCTCGGCTAGAGGAGGCCATCGTGGACATCCGCACAAGCATCGAGGCGGCTGGCGGCCACCTGGTGGTCAAGATGGAGCCCAAGGCCGTCACCGAGTCGGATGATGCCGAGCTCCAGGCTCTtatggagaagagggagcgTGAGAACGCCGAGGTCAGCGGTGACGAGTCGGTCAGCGAGTCTGACGACAACATCCCCGAGACGGTTTAA